Proteins found in one Zea mays cultivar B73 chromosome 1, Zm-B73-REFERENCE-NAM-5.0, whole genome shotgun sequence genomic segment:
- the LOC103634586 gene encoding SNF1-related protein kinase regulatory subunit beta-1 isoform X5, protein MGNASGREEDAAAVDGDGADVEDGGGDSSVRSSERAFPPYGSVGANHVRRACSVGVVGGGGGAGSPPGSPGHSLSPRMFVPQTPVPPLQRAADVTPVFNQILMNDQEEEYDGPPQKEIPSLIVWTLGGKNVYVEGSWDNWKSRKAMQKSGKDHSLLLVLPSGVYRYRFVVDGERRCLPDLPCETDAMGNAVNLLDVNDFVPESVESVVEFEPPLSPDSSYSFQAPEDKDFAKEPPALPAQLHLGVLNSQNSEESCARPQHIVLNHLFIEKGWGAHPLVALGLTHRFESKYVTLVLYKPIER, encoded by the exons ATGGGCAACGCCAGCGGCCGCGAGGAGGACGCTGCAGCTGTTGACGGCGACGGCGCCGACGTGGAGGACGGCGGAGGGGACTCGTCGGTCCGCTCGTCGGAGCGCGCCTTTCCGCCGTACGGCAGCGTAGGAGCCAACCACGTGCGGCGCGCGTGCTCGGTGGGTGTCGTAGGTGGCGGTGGAGGCGCCGGATCGCCACCCGGGAGTCCTGGCCACTCGCTCTCGCCGCGGATGTTCGTGCCCCAG ACCCCTGTACCTCCACTGCAAAGGGCTGCTGATGTAACTCCAGTGTTCAACCAGATATTGATGAATGATCAAGAAGAAGAATATGATGGCCCCCCTCAAAAGGAAATTCCTTCTTTAATTGTCTGGACCCTTGGAGGAAAGAATGTATATGTTGAAGGATCATGGGATAACTGGAAATCAAG AAAAGCCATGCAAAAATCTGGGAAAGATCACTCTCTTTTGCTGGTACTCCCGTCAGGAGTTTACCGATACAGATTTGTTGTAGATGGAGAAAGGAGATGCCTTCCTGACCTTCCCTGTGAAACTGATGCAATGGGCAATGCGGTTAACCTTCTTGATGTTAAT GATTTTGTCCCAGAAAGTGTTGAGAGCGTGGTAGAATTTGAGCCACCGCTTTCTCCAGACTCTAGCTACAGTTTCCAGGCACCTGAGGACAAGGACTTCGCCAAGGAGCCACCTGCTCTTCCAGCTCAACTCCATCTCGGCGTCCTTAACTCACAGAACTCGGAAGAAAGCTGCGCGCGGCCGCAGCACATAGTCCTCAATCACCTCTTCATAGAGAAGGGCTGGGGCGCCCACCCCCTGGTGGCTCTCGGCCTAACCCACAGGTTCGAGTCCAAATATGTAACCCTCGTCCTGTACAAACCCATCGAACGATAG
- the LOC103634586 gene encoding uncharacterized protein isoform X2 translates to MNVEFSAMIRYMYLIILLPSLYLIIWMSAMKRTMRHLEEDDEIDDELDQIMALMMGQYKKRKNGQRKKRRGSVFGHKVHDRSRQEHDRKLFQDYFAENPTYPEKFFRRRFRMSSSLFKRIAKAVEKHDEYFVQDRNAAGVLGFSCLQKVTAAFRQLAYGVPADYVDEYLRIGESTAIESLRKFVKAVCEVFGPQYLRAPNEDDTARLLSIAEQRGFPGMLGSIDCMHWKWKNCPTAYQGTYCGHVKEPTIILEAVASHDLWIWHAFFGLPGSLNDINVLHRSHLFDRLVEGKAPAVNYTINGHKYDMGYYLADGIYPNWSAFVKSIKAPANEKDQNFTAAQESLRKDVERAFGVLQARFAIVRGPARFWDVATLRNIMKACIIMHNMIIEDERDAGRLEPPYEKSDAETNGWVSHVGTSNLSAFIDKHKDIAHSFFLWLHEISRNKRFSTIQCYIRPHSSIKFRGEQQCKFSNFPC, encoded by the exons ATGAATGTAGAATTTTCTGCAATGATTAGATATATGTACTTGATCATTTTGTTACCCTCACTGTACTTGATCATTTGGATGTCTGCAATGAAAAGAACGATGAGGCACCTTGAGGAGGATGACGAGATAGATGACGAACTGGATCAGATCATGGCTCTTATGATGGGTCAATACAAGAAGAGGAAAAATGGCCAGCGTAAAAAGCGTCGAGGTTCAGTTTTTGGACATAAAGTTCATGACCGGAGTAGACAAGAACATGATAGAAAATTATTTCAAGATTACTTTGCTGAAAATCCAACATATCCCGAGAAGTTTTTTCGGCGTCGTTTTCGGATGAGTTCCTCTCTTTTCAAGCGGATAGCTAAAGCCGTAGAGAAGCATGATGAATACTTTGTTCAAGATAGAAATGCAGCTGGTGTTCTCGGTTTTTCATGTCTACAGAAGGTGACAGCAGCTTTTAGACAGCTAGCTTATGGTGTTCCAGCAGATTATGTTGATGAGTACTTGAGGATTGGTGAAAGCACTGCTATTGAGAGCTTACGGAAATTTGTCAAGGCTGTCTGTGAGGTTTTTGGCCCACAATACTTGAGAGCTCCAAATGAAGATGACACAGCTAGGTTACTTAGTATTGCCGAACAACGTGGATTTCCTGGAATGCTTGGTAGTATTGATTGTATGCATTGGAAGTGGAAGAATTGTCCAACAGCTTACCAAGGCACATATTGTGGTCATGTGAAAGAACCAACTATTATACTAGAGGCAGTTGCGTCTCATGATTTATGGATATGGCATGCATTCTTTGGTCTACCAGGGTCACTCAATGATATTAATGTTTTGCACAGATCTCATCTTTTTgatagacttgttgaaggcaaagCTCCAGCAGTGAACTACACAATTAATGGGCACAAGTATGATATGGGCTACTATCTAGCAGATGGGATCTATCCAAATTGGTCAGCCTTTGTGAAATCAATCAAGGCTCCTGCAAATGAGAAGGACCAAAATTTTACTGCTGCACAAGAGTCGCTGAGGAAAGATGTTGAACGTGCATTTGGTGTACTGCAGGCTCGATTTGCCATTGTTCGAGGTCCAGCAAGGTTTTGGGATGTAGCTACACTTCGGAACATTATGAAAGCATGCATAATAATGCATAATATGATAATAGAAGATGAAAGAGACGCAGGTCGTCTTGAGCCGCCCTATGAGAAGAGCGACGCTGAGACAAATGGTTGGGTTTCACATGTTGGAACATCAAACTTATCAGCATTCATCGACAAGCACAAAGATATAGCCCATTCTTTCTTTCTATGGCTTCATG agatTAGCAGAAACAAAAGATTCAGTACCATTCAGTGTTACATCAGGCCTCATTCATCAATAAAATTCAGAGGAGAACAACAATGTAAATTCAGTAATTTTCCCTGCTAA
- the LOC103634586 gene encoding uncharacterized protein isoform X4, with protein sequence MNVEFSAMIRYMYLIILLPSLYLIIWMSAMKRTMRHLEEDDEIDDELDQIMALMMGQYKKRKNGQRKKRRGSVFGHKVHDRSRQEHDRKLFQDYFAENPTYPEKFFRRRFRMSSSLFKRIAKAVEKHDEYFVQDRNAAGVLGFSCLQKVTAAFRQLAYGVPADYVDEYLRIGESTAIESLRKFVKAVCEVFGPQYLRAPNEDDTARLLSIAEQRGFPGMLGSIDCMHWKWKNCPTAYQGTYCGHVKEPTIILEAVASHDLWIWHAFFGLPGSLNDINVLHRSHLFDRLVEGKAPAVNYTINGHKYDMGYYLADGIYPNWSAFVKSIKAPANEKDQNFTAAQESLRKDVERAFGVLQARFAIVRGPARFWDVATLRNIMKACIIMHNMIIEDERDAGRLEPPYEKSDAETNGWVSHVGTSNLSAFIDKHKDIAHSFFLWLHGFFLQ encoded by the exons ATGAATGTAGAATTTTCTGCAATGATTAGATATATGTACTTGATCATTTTGTTACCCTCACTGTACTTGATCATTTGGATGTCTGCAATGAAAAGAACGATGAGGCACCTTGAGGAGGATGACGAGATAGATGACGAACTGGATCAGATCATGGCTCTTATGATGGGTCAATACAAGAAGAGGAAAAATGGCCAGCGTAAAAAGCGTCGAGGTTCAGTTTTTGGACATAAAGTTCATGACCGGAGTAGACAAGAACATGATAGAAAATTATTTCAAGATTACTTTGCTGAAAATCCAACATATCCCGAGAAGTTTTTTCGGCGTCGTTTTCGGATGAGTTCCTCTCTTTTCAAGCGGATAGCTAAAGCCGTAGAGAAGCATGATGAATACTTTGTTCAAGATAGAAATGCAGCTGGTGTTCTCGGTTTTTCATGTCTACAGAAGGTGACAGCAGCTTTTAGACAGCTAGCTTATGGTGTTCCAGCAGATTATGTTGATGAGTACTTGAGGATTGGTGAAAGCACTGCTATTGAGAGCTTACGGAAATTTGTCAAGGCTGTCTGTGAGGTTTTTGGCCCACAATACTTGAGAGCTCCAAATGAAGATGACACAGCTAGGTTACTTAGTATTGCCGAACAACGTGGATTTCCTGGAATGCTTGGTAGTATTGATTGTATGCATTGGAAGTGGAAGAATTGTCCAACAGCTTACCAAGGCACATATTGTGGTCATGTGAAAGAACCAACTATTATACTAGAGGCAGTTGCGTCTCATGATTTATGGATATGGCATGCATTCTTTGGTCTACCAGGGTCACTCAATGATATTAATGTTTTGCACAGATCTCATCTTTTTgatagacttgttgaaggcaaagCTCCAGCAGTGAACTACACAATTAATGGGCACAAGTATGATATGGGCTACTATCTAGCAGATGGGATCTATCCAAATTGGTCAGCCTTTGTGAAATCAATCAAGGCTCCTGCAAATGAGAAGGACCAAAATTTTACTGCTGCACAAGAGTCGCTGAGGAAAGATGTTGAACGTGCATTTGGTGTACTGCAGGCTCGATTTGCCATTGTTCGAGGTCCAGCAAGGTTTTGGGATGTAGCTACACTTCGGAACATTATGAAAGCATGCATAATAATGCATAATATGATAATAGAAGATGAAAGAGACGCAGGTCGTCTTGAGCCGCCCTATGAGAAGAGCGACGCTGAGACAAATGGTTGGGTTTCACATGTTGGAACATCAAACTTATCAGCATTCATCGACAAGCACAAAGATATAGCCCATTCTTTCTTTCTATGGCTTCATG GTTTCTTCCTTCAGTAA
- the LOC103634586 gene encoding uncharacterized protein isoform X3, producing the protein MNVEFSAMIRYMYLIILLPSLYLIIWMSAMKRTMRHLEEDDEIDDELDQIMALMMGQYKKRKNGQRKKRRGSVFGHKVHDRSRQEHDRKLFQDYFAENPTYPEKFFRRRFRMSSSLFKRIAKAVEKHDEYFVQDRNAAGVLGFSCLQKVTAAFRQLAYGVPADYVDEYLRIGESTAIESLRKFVKAVCEVFGPQYLRAPNEDDTARLLSIAEQRGFPGMLGSIDCMHWKWKNCPTAYQGTYCGHVKEPTIILEAVASHDLWIWHAFFGLPGSLNDINVLHRSHLFDRLVEGKAPAVNYTINGHKYDMGYYLADGIYPNWSAFVKSIKAPANEKDQNFTAAQESLRKDVERAFGVLQARFAIVRGPARFWDVATLRNIMKACIIMHNMIIEDERDAGRLEPPYEKSDAETNGWVSHVGTSNLSAFIDKHKDIAHSFFLWLHA; encoded by the exons ATGAATGTAGAATTTTCTGCAATGATTAGATATATGTACTTGATCATTTTGTTACCCTCACTGTACTTGATCATTTGGATGTCTGCAATGAAAAGAACGATGAGGCACCTTGAGGAGGATGACGAGATAGATGACGAACTGGATCAGATCATGGCTCTTATGATGGGTCAATACAAGAAGAGGAAAAATGGCCAGCGTAAAAAGCGTCGAGGTTCAGTTTTTGGACATAAAGTTCATGACCGGAGTAGACAAGAACATGATAGAAAATTATTTCAAGATTACTTTGCTGAAAATCCAACATATCCCGAGAAGTTTTTTCGGCGTCGTTTTCGGATGAGTTCCTCTCTTTTCAAGCGGATAGCTAAAGCCGTAGAGAAGCATGATGAATACTTTGTTCAAGATAGAAATGCAGCTGGTGTTCTCGGTTTTTCATGTCTACAGAAGGTGACAGCAGCTTTTAGACAGCTAGCTTATGGTGTTCCAGCAGATTATGTTGATGAGTACTTGAGGATTGGTGAAAGCACTGCTATTGAGAGCTTACGGAAATTTGTCAAGGCTGTCTGTGAGGTTTTTGGCCCACAATACTTGAGAGCTCCAAATGAAGATGACACAGCTAGGTTACTTAGTATTGCCGAACAACGTGGATTTCCTGGAATGCTTGGTAGTATTGATTGTATGCATTGGAAGTGGAAGAATTGTCCAACAGCTTACCAAGGCACATATTGTGGTCATGTGAAAGAACCAACTATTATACTAGAGGCAGTTGCGTCTCATGATTTATGGATATGGCATGCATTCTTTGGTCTACCAGGGTCACTCAATGATATTAATGTTTTGCACAGATCTCATCTTTTTgatagacttgttgaaggcaaagCTCCAGCAGTGAACTACACAATTAATGGGCACAAGTATGATATGGGCTACTATCTAGCAGATGGGATCTATCCAAATTGGTCAGCCTTTGTGAAATCAATCAAGGCTCCTGCAAATGAGAAGGACCAAAATTTTACTGCTGCACAAGAGTCGCTGAGGAAAGATGTTGAACGTGCATTTGGTGTACTGCAGGCTCGATTTGCCATTGTTCGAGGTCCAGCAAGGTTTTGGGATGTAGCTACACTTCGGAACATTATGAAAGCATGCATAATAATGCATAATATGATAATAGAAGATGAAAGAGACGCAGGTCGTCTTGAGCCGCCCTATGAGAAGAGCGACGCTGAGACAAATGGTTGGGTTTCACATGTTGGAACATCAAACTTATCAGCATTCATCGACAAGCACAAAGATATAGCCCATTCTTTCTTTCTATGGCTTCATG CCTAG
- the LOC103634586 gene encoding uncharacterized protein isoform X1 produces the protein MRHLEEDDEIDDELDQIMALMMGQYKKRKNGQRKKRRGSVFGHKVHDRSRQEHDRKLFQDYFAENPTYPEKFFRRRFRMSSSLFKRIAKAVEKHDEYFVQDRNAAGVLGFSCLQKVTAAFRQLAYGVPADYVDEYLRIGESTAIESLRKFVKAVCEVFGPQYLRAPNEDDTARLLSIAEQRGFPGMLGSIDCMHWKWKNCPTAYQGTYCGHVKEPTIILEAVASHDLWIWHAFFGLPGSLNDINVLHRSHLFDRLVEGKAPAVNYTINGHKYDMGYYLADGIYPNWSAFVKSIKAPANEKDQNFTAAQESLRKDVERAFGVLQARFAIVRGPARFWDVATLRNIMKACIIMHNMIIEDERDAGRLEPPYEKSDAETNGWVSHVGTSNLSAFIDKHKDIAHSFFLWLHEISRNKRFSTIQCYIRPHSSIKFRGEQQCKFSNFPC, from the exons ATGAGGCACCTTGAGGAGGATGACGAGATAGATGACGAACTGGATCAGATCATGGCTCTTATGATGGGTCAATACAAGAAGAGGAAAAATGGCCAGCGTAAAAAGCGTCGAGGTTCAGTTTTTGGACATAAAGTTCATGACCGGAGTAGACAAGAACATGATAGAAAATTATTTCAAGATTACTTTGCTGAAAATCCAACATATCCCGAGAAGTTTTTTCGGCGTCGTTTTCGGATGAGTTCCTCTCTTTTCAAGCGGATAGCTAAAGCCGTAGAGAAGCATGATGAATACTTTGTTCAAGATAGAAATGCAGCTGGTGTTCTCGGTTTTTCATGTCTACAGAAGGTGACAGCAGCTTTTAGACAGCTAGCTTATGGTGTTCCAGCAGATTATGTTGATGAGTACTTGAGGATTGGTGAAAGCACTGCTATTGAGAGCTTACGGAAATTTGTCAAGGCTGTCTGTGAGGTTTTTGGCCCACAATACTTGAGAGCTCCAAATGAAGATGACACAGCTAGGTTACTTAGTATTGCCGAACAACGTGGATTTCCTGGAATGCTTGGTAGTATTGATTGTATGCATTGGAAGTGGAAGAATTGTCCAACAGCTTACCAAGGCACATATTGTGGTCATGTGAAAGAACCAACTATTATACTAGAGGCAGTTGCGTCTCATGATTTATGGATATGGCATGCATTCTTTGGTCTACCAGGGTCACTCAATGATATTAATGTTTTGCACAGATCTCATCTTTTTgatagacttgttgaaggcaaagCTCCAGCAGTGAACTACACAATTAATGGGCACAAGTATGATATGGGCTACTATCTAGCAGATGGGATCTATCCAAATTGGTCAGCCTTTGTGAAATCAATCAAGGCTCCTGCAAATGAGAAGGACCAAAATTTTACTGCTGCACAAGAGTCGCTGAGGAAAGATGTTGAACGTGCATTTGGTGTACTGCAGGCTCGATTTGCCATTGTTCGAGGTCCAGCAAGGTTTTGGGATGTAGCTACACTTCGGAACATTATGAAAGCATGCATAATAATGCATAATATGATAATAGAAGATGAAAGAGACGCAGGTCGTCTTGAGCCGCCCTATGAGAAGAGCGACGCTGAGACAAATGGTTGGGTTTCACATGTTGGAACATCAAACTTATCAGCATTCATCGACAAGCACAAAGATATAGCCCATTCTTTCTTTCTATGGCTTCATG agatTAGCAGAAACAAAAGATTCAGTACCATTCAGTGTTACATCAGGCCTCATTCATCAATAAAATTCAGAGGAGAACAACAATGTAAATTCAGTAATTTTCCCTGCTAA
- the LOC103634586 gene encoding SNF1-related protein kinase regulatory subunit beta-1 isoform X6, producing the protein MSSCSSKSESKSQRCWLKFSWGGSKQSLSVWYEHCQYILIRPVTPPVLQTPVPPLQRAADVTPVFNQILMNDQEEEYDGPPQKEIPSLIVWTLGGKNVYVEGSWDNWKSRKAMQKSGKDHSLLLVLPSGVYRYRFVVDGERRCLPDLPCETDAMGNAVNLLDVNDFVPESVESVVEFEPPLSPDSSYSFQAPEDKDFAKEPPALPAQLHLGVLNSQNSEESCARPQHIVLNHLFIEKGWGAHPLVALGLTHRFESKYVTLVLYKPIER; encoded by the exons ATGTCAAGCTGCAGTTCAAAATCTGAAAGCAAATCCCAGAGGTGCTGGCTAAAGTTTAGCTGGGGTGGATCCAAACAGAGCCTAAGTGTATGGTATGAGCATTGTCAGTATATATTGATTAGGCCTGTTACTCCTCCTGTATTGCAGACCCCTGTACCTCCACTGCAAAGGGCTGCTGATGTAACTCCAGTGTTCAACCAGATATTGATGAATGATCAAGAAGAAGAATATGATGGCCCCCCTCAAAAGGAAATTCCTTCTTTAATTGTCTGGACCCTTGGAGGAAAGAATGTATATGTTGAAGGATCATGGGATAACTGGAAATCAAG AAAAGCCATGCAAAAATCTGGGAAAGATCACTCTCTTTTGCTGGTACTCCCGTCAGGAGTTTACCGATACAGATTTGTTGTAGATGGAGAAAGGAGATGCCTTCCTGACCTTCCCTGTGAAACTGATGCAATGGGCAATGCGGTTAACCTTCTTGATGTTAAT GATTTTGTCCCAGAAAGTGTTGAGAGCGTGGTAGAATTTGAGCCACCGCTTTCTCCAGACTCTAGCTACAGTTTCCAGGCACCTGAGGACAAGGACTTCGCCAAGGAGCCACCTGCTCTTCCAGCTCAACTCCATCTCGGCGTCCTTAACTCACAGAACTCGGAAGAAAGCTGCGCGCGGCCGCAGCACATAGTCCTCAATCACCTCTTCATAGAGAAGGGCTGGGGCGCCCACCCCCTGGTGGCTCTCGGCCTAACCCACAGGTTCGAGTCCAAATATGTAACCCTCGTCCTGTACAAACCCATCGAACGATAG